The DNA region TGAATGTCGAACAGTGTTAGCACAAGAGAAAGTATCTGATAAAAGTAATGAAATTACAGCAATACCTAAATTACTTGGTATTCTAGACATAAAAGGAGCTATTGTTACCATTGATGCTATGGGCTGTCAAAGAGAGATTGCCCAAGCAATTATCGATAAAGAAGCAGATTACATATTATCATTAAAAGGTAATCAAGGAAATTTACACCAAGATATTAAGTTAGTATTTGCAGATAAAGAGTTGCTGAATGAATTGTCAGTTGATATCAATCAAACAACTGACGGAAGTGAGCATGGACGTATTGAAGAACGGATTTATCGAGCTGTTACTATGCCACAAGAATTACAGGAGCAACATAATTGGCCGGAGCTTAAGACAATTATAGAGGTTATAAGTAAACGAGAAATAAAAGGAGTTTTATCTGAAGAAACAAGATATTACATTAGCTCTTTAGAGCAAGAAGCAGTAAAAATCGGTATGGCAATCCGATCTCATTGGGCTATTGAGAATAGTGTGCACTGGATTTTGGATGTTAGTTTTAGAGATGATGATTCACGTATTAGAAAAGGTAATGCTCCTCAAAATATAGCTATTATTAAACACATGGCATTGAATGTATTACAGAAGGCTAAGCAAAAAAGGGATTCTATCAAGCAGCTTAGAAAAGCAGCTGGTTGGGATAATAATCAACTACTCACTATCTTAACGCCATGTTCGACTTTTTTTTAGCAGGTAACTAATTTTTCGAGTTGTGTTGGCACAAGTTTTAAAGACTTTGTCAAAAATGTAGCAATAGTATGAGCAAGTAATTTTCTAGCGATGCGAGATTGTAGATGCCAGTAACTCTTAACTCTGATAGCATTATGAACTGCGCCCCTATGTTTAGACCAAAAAAGCTTTAAATAGAGAGACTATTATTTTCATAAACTATCTACAAAAATATTATTTTTATAATTTTGTAGCTGTTGTGGTAATAGTGGAATTGTGGGTAAGTCGCAAGACTTATCCATAAATCCACT from Candidatus Tisiphia endosymbiont of Beris chalybata includes:
- a CDS encoding ISAs1 family transposase — its product is MREEELRESFEDFINGINDHRVDRNKLHSVEEILFLTLTAIICGAEGWRDIERFGRLKLEFLRTVFPYANGIPSDDTLRRFFRVLDPKTFSTCFTVWASSLKLPSSTHIAIDGKVSRHTFDGDKNPLHMVSAFASECRTVLAQEKVSDKSNEITAIPKLLGILDIKGAIVTIDAMGCQREIAQAIIDKEADYILSLKGNQGNLHQDIKLVFADKELLNELSVDINQTTDGSEHGRIEERIYRAVTMPQELQEQHNWPELKTIIEVISKREIKGVLSEETRYYISSLEQEAVKIGMAIRSHWAIENSVHWILDVSFRDDDSRIRKGNAPQNIAIIKHMALNVLQKAKQKRDSIKQLRKAAGWDNNQLLTILTPCSTFF